A part of Streptomyces sp. NBC_01235 genomic DNA contains:
- a CDS encoding 4'-phosphopantetheinyl transferase family protein translates to MDTTSRDTQLLGEYHPFGRPVQVWAAQVPLPHDALYETYAAELDPDERAQAARIVTGAARAQYMTGHALARRVLAGRLRVPSSRIRFGAAETGRPFLSEPPHPEVDFNLSHSGSLTVLAVTCGGRVGIDVEQTTVERDFEGIAAGFFSPSEYHRWSTAEAADRTALWYRTWTRREAYVKATGAGLRDIGHDHHGRGSAWADIPLEPAPGHAGCVVLLRHPCTSGTSLSAR, encoded by the coding sequence GTGGACACCACCAGCCGCGATACACAACTGCTCGGCGAGTACCACCCGTTCGGCCGCCCGGTGCAGGTATGGGCTGCGCAGGTTCCCCTCCCGCACGACGCCCTCTATGAGACATACGCGGCAGAACTGGACCCGGACGAACGCGCGCAGGCCGCCCGCATCGTCACCGGCGCCGCGCGCGCACAGTACATGACGGGCCACGCCCTGGCCCGGCGGGTCCTCGCGGGCCGGCTGCGGGTGCCGTCATCACGCATTCGCTTCGGGGCTGCCGAGACAGGCAGGCCGTTCCTTTCCGAACCCCCGCACCCGGAGGTCGACTTCAACCTCTCGCACTCGGGCAGCTTGACGGTCCTCGCCGTGACCTGCGGGGGCCGGGTGGGCATCGACGTCGAACAGACCACAGTGGAACGTGACTTCGAAGGCATCGCGGCGGGCTTCTTCTCCCCCTCCGAGTACCACCGATGGTCCACGGCCGAAGCCGCGGACAGGACCGCACTCTGGTACCGCACCTGGACCCGGCGCGAGGCATATGTGAAGGCCACCGGCGCCGGGCTGCGCGACATAGGCCACGACCACCACGGCCGCGGCTCGGCCTGGGCCGACATCCCCTTGGAGCCGGCGCCGGGGCATGCGGGCTGCGTAGTGCTGCTCAGACACCCTTGTACTTCCGGCACTTCACTCTCCGCGAGGTGA
- a CDS encoding AfsR/SARP family transcriptional regulator has product MRFRILGPIEVETDAGETVTPQALKIRSLLAMFCMHAGHVLSPARLIGALWAETPPRTATTALQVYVSKLRGNFIRAGASPSLITTTSSGYTMRLDGHCLDLALFESRAARAQQAIRMERSLEAARLLSESLMLWRGSALADVRTTPALDGYAQQLDERRNALHEQWLTLELRLGRHTQLIGELYGLAQEHPMWENVHACLMIALYRSGRIPECLAAYERIRRTLHDELGMEPCNRLRNLHRAILAREPWLDDHSRPLSSAYAS; this is encoded by the coding sequence ATGAGGTTTAGGATTCTGGGCCCAATAGAAGTGGAGACAGACGCCGGCGAGACAGTCACCCCACAAGCACTCAAAATCAGGTCGTTGCTGGCCATGTTCTGCATGCACGCAGGCCACGTGTTATCCCCTGCACGGCTCATCGGCGCCCTATGGGCCGAGACGCCTCCGCGCACCGCGACCACCGCGCTCCAGGTCTATGTCTCCAAGCTGCGCGGGAACTTCATCCGGGCCGGCGCGAGTCCCTCCCTCATCACCACCACATCGTCCGGCTACACGATGCGACTCGATGGGCATTGCCTGGACCTCGCCCTCTTCGAGTCCAGGGCGGCCAGGGCCCAGCAGGCCATCCGCATGGAACGGTCCCTGGAGGCTGCCCGGCTGCTTTCCGAGTCGCTGATGCTTTGGCGGGGATCCGCGCTCGCCGACGTGCGCACCACACCCGCTCTGGACGGCTACGCCCAGCAGTTGGACGAGCGGCGCAACGCCCTGCACGAACAGTGGCTCACCCTGGAGCTCCGGCTGGGCCGCCACACTCAGCTCATCGGCGAGCTCTACGGTCTCGCGCAGGAGCACCCCATGTGGGAGAACGTGCACGCCTGTCTGATGATCGCCCTTTACCGCAGCGGCCGAATACCCGAGTGTCTGGCCGCGTACGAGCGCATCCGCAGGACACTCCACGACGAGCTGGGCATGGAACCCTGTAACCGGCTGCGCAACCTGCATCGCGCGATTCTCGCCCGGGAGCCCTGGCTGGACGACCACAGCCGGCCGCTGTCCTCCGCGTACGCCTCGTGA
- a CDS encoding MFS transporter → MNGVGQRRPGQSRTAERHDRPGRGGRLPFAAAAYILFVLTVGTNMPTPLYARYQAAFGFSPLVVTLVFAVYAGTLIPTAMFSGALTDSLGYRRMVGPAIALAAVAAVLFCCADSVAWLYAARALQGVSVGAASGALTAALVETEPSGDRARASMLASVMIVGGGGIGPVLAGFLGQHAPLPLRLTYLVELALLALAAVGATRLPRRTRPGVWLFHRPRIPAPVRRRFALASAVSVLGWAVVALFLAMVPSYATAILHHHDLLLAGTAAGMFLLFAAVTQYALARRGIAAPPTTGLLLLTAGLGMLAAAGGTRSLWLLLAAAACGGAGQGITFMAALARVNELAPQESRAEVLSAFYMITYLGVGVPVIGVGFLAAATDLLTAVVTFSAVTAPACVLVAAKTRTTWADTV, encoded by the coding sequence GTGAACGGCGTCGGGCAGCGGCGCCCGGGACAGTCGCGGACCGCGGAACGGCACGACCGCCCTGGGCGCGGCGGACGCCTTCCTTTCGCGGCAGCCGCCTACATCCTCTTCGTGCTGACCGTCGGCACGAACATGCCGACCCCGCTGTACGCCCGCTACCAGGCCGCGTTCGGGTTCTCCCCTCTCGTGGTCACTCTCGTGTTCGCGGTGTACGCGGGGACCTTGATCCCCACGGCCATGTTTTCCGGGGCGCTGACCGACAGCCTCGGGTATCGCCGCATGGTCGGACCCGCCATCGCTCTCGCGGCGGTCGCGGCCGTCCTGTTCTGCTGCGCCGACAGCGTCGCCTGGCTGTACGCCGCGCGAGCGTTACAGGGTGTTTCGGTCGGCGCGGCCTCCGGCGCGCTCACCGCTGCCCTGGTGGAGACGGAGCCGTCGGGGGACCGCGCGCGGGCGTCCATGCTCGCCTCCGTCATGATCGTGGGCGGAGGTGGGATCGGCCCGGTCCTCGCCGGATTCCTCGGGCAGCACGCGCCGCTGCCGCTGCGTCTGACCTACCTTGTCGAACTGGCGTTGCTCGCCCTGGCGGCGGTCGGCGCCACCCGGCTGCCCAGGAGGACGCGCCCCGGTGTCTGGCTTTTCCACCGCCCCCGCATCCCAGCCCCTGTGCGGCGGCGCTTCGCGCTCGCGTCCGCTGTCAGCGTCCTCGGGTGGGCCGTGGTAGCGCTCTTCCTCGCCATGGTCCCGTCGTACGCCACGGCCATCCTGCACCACCACGATCTCCTGCTGGCCGGCACGGCGGCGGGCATGTTCCTGTTGTTCGCCGCGGTGACGCAGTATGCGCTGGCCCGCAGGGGCATCGCGGCACCGCCGACGACCGGTCTGCTCCTGCTCACCGCCGGGCTGGGGATGCTGGCGGCCGCTGGGGGAACCCGCTCGCTCTGGTTGCTCCTCGCCGCCGCCGCGTGCGGCGGGGCGGGCCAGGGGATCACGTTCATGGCCGCGTTGGCCAGGGTGAACGAGCTGGCACCGCAGGAGTCCCGGGCGGAGGTCCTCTCCGCCTTCTACATGATCACCTATCTCGGTGTCGGAGTGCCCGTCATCGGCGTCGGCTTCCTGGCTGCGGCCACCGATCTGCTGACCGCGGTGGTCACCTTCTCAGCGGTGACGGCACCGGCCTGTGTCCTTGTCGCGGCCAAGACTCGCACCACCTGGGCCGACACCGTTTAA
- a CDS encoding acyl carrier protein: MSALPPEVMTWIYEQNPDVEDIDLDLDLFDTRLVNSLSLIEFVVVIERVSGRVIDRRQLKTEDFQTLRTIQEKFFDGSADSASAAVPATVTEAG; this comes from the coding sequence ATGTCTGCGCTGCCACCCGAGGTGATGACGTGGATCTACGAGCAGAACCCGGATGTCGAGGACATAGACCTCGATCTCGACCTGTTCGACACCCGGCTGGTCAACTCTCTCTCGCTGATCGAGTTCGTCGTCGTCATAGAGAGGGTCAGCGGACGGGTCATCGACCGGCGACAGCTCAAGACCGAGGACTTCCAGACCCTGCGCACGATTCAGGAGAAGTTCTTCGACGGGTCGGCGGATTCGGCCTCGGCCGCAGTGCCGGCCACCGTCACGGAGGCCGGCTGA
- a CDS encoding alpha/beta fold hydrolase codes for MPAAIVNGVRVSYRVQGEGDPLLLIGPAASPAAVWDRHQVPDLVRAGFQVITFDLRGSAPSDAPPGPYALDDLVTDTAELIRHLGIEHCLVAGVSIGAMIAQELARAHPELVGAIALMATRGRSDVYRDALAQGCADAMRAGDAVPVGYSAVATMGQLFGPGTLADDKFAEDWLTTLSFFPQRGEGFAAQYEATVTGDRLPGLRGIRCPSLVLAFAHDLVMPPAMGRAVADVIPDCRFELLEECGHFGFLERPEEVNRILVDFFRSVV; via the coding sequence GTGCCGGCGGCCATTGTCAACGGAGTCCGGGTCTCCTATCGCGTTCAGGGTGAGGGGGACCCGCTGCTCCTGATCGGTCCGGCCGCTTCACCGGCGGCCGTCTGGGACCGGCATCAGGTTCCGGATCTCGTACGGGCCGGGTTCCAGGTCATCACCTTCGACCTCCGCGGGAGCGCCCCCTCGGACGCCCCGCCCGGCCCCTACGCACTCGACGACCTTGTCACCGACACGGCGGAGCTGATCCGCCATCTGGGCATCGAACACTGCCTGGTGGCGGGAGTCTCGATCGGCGCGATGATCGCCCAGGAACTGGCCAGGGCACATCCCGAACTGGTCGGGGCCATCGCGCTCATGGCGACGCGGGGGCGCTCGGACGTTTACCGTGACGCGCTGGCACAGGGCTGTGCGGATGCCATGCGGGCCGGTGACGCGGTGCCCGTGGGGTATTCGGCGGTGGCCACGATGGGTCAGTTGTTCGGCCCCGGGACCCTGGCCGACGACAAGTTCGCCGAGGACTGGCTGACGACCCTGTCTTTCTTCCCGCAGCGTGGGGAGGGGTTCGCGGCCCAGTACGAGGCCACCGTCACCGGCGACCGGCTGCCAGGACTGCGCGGCATCCGGTGTCCGTCGCTCGTCCTCGCTTTCGCCCACGACCTGGTCATGCCGCCCGCCATGGGGCGGGCGGTGGCCGATGTCATTCCGGACTGCCGCTTCGAACTGCTCGAAGAGTGTGGGCATTTCGGGTTTCTGGAGCGCCCTGAAGAGGTCAACCGCATCCTCGTCGACTTCTTCCGCAGCGTCGTGTGA
- a CDS encoding cation:proton antiporter, whose amino-acid sequence MRHLAFYSPSDPNLELTLKVLLAILGILAASAICGKIALMVKQPRVLGEMVAGVLLGPTLLGVLLPGVQKSLFPADVKPVLYVLSTIGLTLYMFLVGAGIDHGKKSGKSGKGAKGTGGEGAERQGRHVILLAVSGIIPSLVLGVGVGLLWYSQLSRRDVSRMEFALFLGGALSLTAFPMLARILYERGLENSPLGRLTLVAASVDDVVAWCFLAVLSAVHAGSGPMSALQSILLAVVFTGVMLFGVARLLRPLGARVAQTKSFTTGQMYVVAFVVLGAGWFTDRIGIYSVFGGFIAGLAMPRDAAFREALHGRMMDFVSVFLLPIFFAFSGLNTKLNSVAGATMLLAFGMFLAAGFIGKYVGCGLAMRTMGFSWRESWAVGGLMNARGLMILIFINIGLSQRIISQEVFSILVLVAVVTTAGAMPLYRWALPQSIEGRLVTGASGAAGKSREDQAGQREMAADAS is encoded by the coding sequence ATGCGGCATCTCGCCTTCTATTCTCCAAGCGATCCGAATCTCGAACTCACCCTCAAAGTACTGCTTGCAATACTTGGCATTCTTGCGGCATCTGCGATCTGCGGAAAAATCGCCCTCATGGTCAAGCAGCCGCGAGTCCTCGGTGAAATGGTAGCCGGTGTTCTCCTCGGTCCCACACTTCTGGGAGTTCTGCTGCCCGGAGTGCAGAAGTCGCTCTTCCCTGCGGACGTGAAGCCGGTTCTCTATGTGCTGAGCACTATTGGGCTGACGCTGTACATGTTCCTGGTGGGCGCTGGGATCGATCACGGAAAGAAGAGCGGCAAGAGCGGGAAAGGCGCGAAGGGTACAGGCGGCGAGGGTGCCGAGCGGCAGGGGCGGCACGTGATCCTGCTCGCCGTGTCAGGCATCATTCCCTCGCTGGTGCTGGGCGTAGGAGTGGGACTGCTGTGGTACTCGCAGCTCTCCAGGCGCGACGTCTCCCGCATGGAATTCGCGCTCTTCCTCGGCGGCGCGCTTTCGCTTACGGCGTTCCCCATGCTCGCCCGAATCCTGTACGAACGAGGCCTGGAGAACTCGCCGTTGGGCAGGCTGACACTGGTCGCCGCCTCCGTGGACGACGTGGTCGCCTGGTGCTTCCTCGCGGTGCTGTCCGCGGTGCACGCCGGCTCGGGTCCCATGAGCGCGCTGCAGAGCATCCTGCTCGCCGTGGTCTTCACAGGCGTGATGCTCTTCGGGGTCGCGCGCCTGCTGCGCCCTCTCGGCGCCCGGGTGGCACAGACGAAGAGCTTCACGACCGGCCAGATGTACGTCGTGGCGTTCGTCGTTCTCGGGGCCGGGTGGTTCACGGACCGTATAGGTATCTACTCGGTCTTCGGCGGGTTCATCGCCGGGCTCGCGATGCCGCGGGACGCTGCCTTCCGAGAGGCGCTGCACGGCAGGATGATGGACTTCGTCAGCGTCTTCCTGCTGCCGATCTTCTTCGCGTTCTCCGGGCTCAACACCAAGCTCAACAGCGTGGCCGGGGCAACCATGTTGCTCGCCTTCGGGATGTTTCTGGCTGCCGGATTCATCGGGAAGTACGTGGGCTGCGGGCTCGCGATGCGGACGATGGGCTTCTCCTGGCGAGAGTCCTGGGCCGTGGGCGGCCTCATGAATGCCCGGGGCCTGATGATCCTGATCTTCATCAACATCGGTCTCAGCCAGCGCATCATCTCCCAGGAGGTCTTCTCGATATTGGTCCTCGTCGCGGTGGTGACCACGGCCGGAGCCATGCCGCTGTACCGGTGGGCCCTGCCGCAGAGCATCGAGGGGCGGCTCGTGACCGGTGCCTCCGGTGCCGCAGGCAAGTCCCGGGAGGACCAGGCCGGACAACGGGAAATGGCGGCCGACGCTTCCTGA
- a CDS encoding MaoC family dehydratase has protein sequence MTTTAPATTDNFAAPIEDRYFEDYVPGSVHVFGSITLTEQDILDFARRFDTQSIHTDPAAALDGPFQGLIASGWHTTAVMMRLYADHYLSKVASLASPGVDEVRWQRPVRPGDTLSVRATVTTARLSRSKPDRGLVHTDVEVLNQHGETVLTMTIMNMLRRRA, from the coding sequence ATGACGACGACCGCCCCGGCCACCACCGACAACTTCGCCGCCCCCATCGAAGACCGGTACTTCGAGGACTACGTGCCGGGCTCCGTGCACGTCTTCGGCAGCATCACCCTCACCGAACAGGACATCCTCGACTTCGCCCGGCGCTTCGACACGCAGAGCATCCACACGGATCCCGCAGCGGCGCTGGATGGCCCTTTTCAGGGACTGATCGCAAGCGGTTGGCACACCACGGCCGTGATGATGCGCCTGTACGCGGACCACTACCTCAGCAAGGTCGCGTCGCTGGCGTCCCCGGGTGTCGACGAAGTTCGCTGGCAACGACCGGTGCGGCCGGGCGACACCCTGTCGGTCCGGGCCACGGTCACCACGGCCCGCCTCTCCCGCTCCAAGCCCGACCGCGGCCTGGTGCACACCGACGTGGAGGTGCTCAACCAGCACGGCGAGACCGTGCTGACGATGACCATCATGAACATGCTGCGGCGCAGGGCATAG
- a CDS encoding acetoacetate--CoA ligase gives MTAGTPLWVPPHDVLDRSRIGDYLRWLNHHRGLRFDGYAPLWHWSVTDLPGFWSSLWEYFEVTPQTPATAFVDAPAMPDVQWFPGARLNYAQRVLTMPGVAGSTPMVFGHSQTREPVILTADELRDQVARARRGLRGLGVGRGDRVAAYLPNIPEALVLLLACASLGAVFSSCAPEFGARSVQDRWRQIAPKVLVTVTGYRSGERLVDRAQEVTAIRAALPSLTHTVTVPYAGSDVDSALSWDELLAETDEFAFEQVDFGHPLYVLYSSGTTGLPKPIVHGHGGILLEHLKMLALHHDLGPGDRFLWFTTTGWMMWNYLVSGLAVGSAVVLFDGNPTYPDFGALWRLVAESGTTYFGTSAPYLMACRKAGITPWRDLDLSRLRGIGSTGAPLPPEGFRWVYEASADSGSPSPMLTSLSGGTDVCTGFVGGVPLLPVIEGEISCRCLGARIEAYDSAGQPITGRTGELVVTRPMPSMPVALWGDTDGSRRHASYFARFSGVWHHGDWINVTDRGTCVISGRSDATLKRGGVRLGTSEFYAVVEEVDDVADSLVVHVEGAETGVDKLMLFVELRGESTLDARMRERISHALRTALSEHHVPDHIVQVPAVPRTLSGKKLEVPVKRILAGADPELVVAQGALANPGSLGAFEDAAVRYRTRASLPEPRRTQP, from the coding sequence ATGACTGCTGGCACCCCCCTGTGGGTCCCGCCCCATGACGTTCTCGACCGCTCCCGCATCGGCGACTACCTGCGCTGGCTGAACCACCACCGCGGCCTCCGCTTCGACGGCTACGCCCCGTTGTGGCACTGGTCGGTGACCGACTTGCCCGGTTTCTGGTCGTCCCTGTGGGAGTACTTCGAGGTCACACCCCAAACCCCGGCCACCGCGTTCGTCGACGCACCGGCCATGCCGGACGTCCAGTGGTTCCCCGGGGCGCGGCTCAACTACGCCCAGCGGGTCCTGACCATGCCGGGCGTCGCGGGCTCGACTCCCATGGTGTTCGGGCACTCGCAGACGCGGGAGCCCGTCATACTCACCGCTGACGAGCTCCGCGACCAGGTCGCGCGGGCCCGGCGCGGACTGCGCGGCCTCGGAGTGGGGCGCGGGGACCGGGTGGCAGCCTATCTCCCCAACATTCCCGAGGCCCTGGTGCTCCTGCTCGCCTGCGCGAGCCTGGGCGCCGTCTTCTCCTCGTGCGCCCCGGAGTTCGGCGCCCGTTCCGTGCAGGACCGCTGGCGTCAGATCGCACCGAAGGTCCTGGTGACCGTCACGGGATACCGCTCCGGTGAGCGGCTCGTCGACCGTGCGCAGGAGGTCACGGCGATCCGCGCCGCCCTGCCGAGTCTGACGCACACCGTCACCGTGCCGTACGCGGGCTCGGACGTCGACTCCGCGCTGTCCTGGGACGAACTGCTCGCCGAGACGGACGAATTCGCCTTCGAGCAGGTGGATTTCGGCCATCCGCTGTACGTGCTGTACTCGTCGGGGACGACGGGGCTGCCCAAGCCCATCGTGCACGGGCACGGCGGCATCCTCCTGGAGCATCTCAAGATGCTGGCCCTGCACCACGACCTGGGCCCGGGAGACCGCTTCCTCTGGTTCACCACCACCGGTTGGATGATGTGGAACTACCTCGTCTCGGGACTCGCCGTGGGCAGCGCGGTGGTGCTTTTCGACGGCAACCCCACGTACCCCGACTTCGGCGCCCTGTGGCGCCTTGTCGCGGAGTCCGGCACGACGTACTTCGGCACCTCTGCGCCGTATCTGATGGCCTGCCGCAAGGCCGGGATCACTCCGTGGCGGGACCTGGACCTCTCTCGGCTGCGCGGCATCGGATCGACGGGCGCCCCCCTGCCCCCAGAAGGGTTCCGGTGGGTGTACGAGGCATCGGCCGACAGCGGGTCGCCCTCCCCCATGCTCACGTCGTTGTCGGGCGGCACCGACGTATGCACCGGGTTCGTCGGCGGGGTTCCGCTGCTGCCCGTCATCGAGGGCGAGATCAGCTGCCGCTGCCTCGGGGCAAGGATCGAGGCGTACGACTCTGCCGGGCAGCCCATCACCGGCCGCACCGGGGAGCTCGTAGTGACCCGGCCGATGCCCAGCATGCCCGTCGCTCTGTGGGGAGACACCGACGGATCCCGGCGCCACGCCTCGTACTTCGCGAGGTTCTCCGGGGTGTGGCACCACGGCGACTGGATCAACGTCACCGACCGGGGCACCTGCGTGATCAGCGGGCGCTCGGACGCGACCCTGAAGCGCGGCGGGGTACGCCTGGGTACCTCGGAGTTCTACGCCGTGGTGGAGGAGGTCGACGACGTCGCCGACTCCCTCGTCGTCCACGTGGAGGGGGCGGAGACCGGCGTCGACAAGCTGATGCTCTTCGTCGAGCTGCGCGGGGAGAGCACCCTCGACGCACGGATGCGTGAGCGGATCAGCCACGCTCTGCGCACCGCGCTCTCCGAGCACCACGTCCCGGACCACATCGTCCAGGTCCCGGCCGTCCCCCGCACCCTGTCGGGCAAGAAGCTGGAGGTGCCCGTCAAGCGCATCCTGGCCGGCGCCGATCCCGAACTCGTCGTGGCCCAAGGCGCCTTGGCCAATCCTGGATCACTCGGCGCCTTCGAGGACGCCGCGGTTCGTTACCGTACGCGTGCATCGTTGCCAGAGCCTCGGCGGACCCAGCCGTGA
- a CDS encoding zinc-binding dehydrogenase: MEHLYSTAADSRRASRVELRQRRSGELDFELAAVESEPPRPGEVAVQVFAAGLNFPDVLTAMGLSAAYFEDPPRPGLECAGVVTAAGPGVTAFEVGDRVVAVVEGAFASEINVPVTSVMPVPDRMDFAQAATVPVAFLTAWYGLVRMAGIQRGERLLIHSAAGGVGSAALAIAKLRGAEVLATAGTPEKRTYLHERGVRHVMDSHSAGFGDETLAATGGEGVDVVLNSLTGELLRRGLELLRVRGRFVEIGKRDIMADSALGLGPFRNSLSMHSVDLRLLVDRCPDLIGDILAELAPLFASGALAPLPYTPFPATRADSAFRKMMGGRHIGKIVLTFA, encoded by the coding sequence ATGGAGCACCTGTATTCGACGGCGGCCGACAGCCGCCGGGCCTCCCGCGTGGAACTGCGTCAACGGCGTTCCGGCGAGCTGGACTTCGAGCTGGCTGCCGTCGAGTCGGAGCCGCCGCGTCCTGGCGAGGTGGCCGTCCAGGTGTTTGCAGCAGGTCTCAACTTCCCCGATGTACTGACGGCGATGGGGCTCTCCGCGGCGTACTTCGAGGATCCGCCGCGGCCTGGCCTGGAGTGCGCGGGCGTCGTCACCGCGGCCGGGCCGGGCGTGACGGCGTTCGAGGTCGGCGACCGTGTCGTGGCCGTGGTCGAGGGGGCCTTCGCATCCGAGATCAATGTGCCGGTGACATCGGTCATGCCGGTGCCCGACCGCATGGACTTCGCGCAGGCCGCCACGGTACCTGTCGCGTTCCTCACCGCGTGGTACGGCCTGGTCCGAATGGCCGGCATCCAGCGCGGAGAGAGGCTCCTCATCCACTCTGCGGCCGGCGGAGTGGGGTCGGCGGCGCTGGCGATCGCAAAGCTGCGGGGAGCCGAAGTGCTGGCGACCGCCGGAACTCCCGAAAAGCGAACGTACCTGCATGAGCGGGGAGTTCGTCACGTCATGGACTCCCACAGCGCGGGGTTCGGGGACGAGACACTCGCGGCCACCGGCGGCGAGGGCGTCGATGTAGTCCTCAACTCCCTCACGGGAGAGCTGTTGCGCCGTGGCCTGGAGCTGCTCCGTGTCCGCGGCAGGTTCGTCGAGATCGGCAAGCGCGACATCATGGCCGACTCCGCGCTTGGCCTGGGGCCCTTCCGCAACAGCCTCAGCATGCACAGCGTCGACCTCCGGCTGTTGGTCGACCGTTGCCCGGATCTCATCGGCGACATTCTGGCGGAACTGGCGCCATTGTTCGCCTCGGGAGCGCTGGCACCGTTGCCCTACACCCCGTTTCCGGCGACGCGGGCCGACAGCGCGTTCCGGAAGATGATGGGCGGGCGGCACATCGGGAAGATCGTGCTGACGTTCGCGTAG
- a CDS encoding NAD(P)/FAD-dependent oxidoreductase yields the protein MANVLVIGGGPGGSLTAMLLARAGIDVTLLERETFPRYHVGESLTSSCRVMMDIAGVLEKVDAAGFTSRRGALLRWGAEDWTIDWAELFGPDVRGWQVERAEFDEILLRHAQERGVEVVEGAHVKKVVFDGDRPVAAEWVDTKHGNAQRVTEFDFLVDASGRSGVLAAQHFRNRRAHEIFRNVAIWGYWDGGELLEGTPPGGLNVVSTPDGWFWVIPLRDGQFSIGFVTHKTRFVERRKEFASDDEMLLTLVQESETVRGQLAGAEFTGPTRVEQDYSYVADSFCGPGYFLVGDAACFLDPLLSTGVHLAMYSAVLAAASVIGADSGQINEREAQGFYESLFRNAYARLIVLVSGVYEQYKGTESYFWLAQRLVREKERYDSPNGAFAEISAGLSDLRDAADSRGTSAMPELIEEADLARQRADENAPEGQPANLSALRIEPSDLYDDASGLYLVTHPALGVKRARPAAVPSGDPAEASR from the coding sequence ATGGCGAATGTTCTGGTGATAGGTGGCGGGCCGGGAGGTTCGTTGACGGCGATGCTGCTGGCCCGCGCCGGTATTGACGTCACCTTGCTGGAGCGGGAGACATTTCCCAGATATCACGTCGGTGAATCTCTCACCTCGTCCTGTCGCGTCATGATGGATATCGCCGGCGTCTTGGAGAAGGTGGACGCCGCCGGATTCACCAGCCGGCGGGGTGCTCTGCTGAGGTGGGGCGCCGAGGACTGGACCATCGACTGGGCGGAGCTCTTCGGTCCGGATGTGCGCGGCTGGCAGGTGGAGCGCGCGGAGTTCGACGAGATCCTGCTGCGGCACGCACAGGAGCGTGGTGTCGAGGTCGTCGAGGGCGCCCACGTCAAGAAGGTCGTCTTCGACGGAGACCGTCCGGTCGCCGCGGAGTGGGTGGACACGAAGCATGGCAACGCCCAGCGGGTGACCGAGTTCGACTTCCTCGTCGACGCTTCCGGCCGCTCGGGAGTGCTCGCCGCGCAGCACTTCCGGAATCGCCGGGCCCATGAGATTTTCCGCAACGTCGCGATCTGGGGCTACTGGGACGGTGGCGAGCTGCTGGAGGGAACGCCCCCGGGCGGTCTCAACGTCGTATCCACGCCCGATGGCTGGTTCTGGGTCATTCCCCTGCGGGACGGACAGTTCAGTATCGGGTTCGTGACGCACAAGACGCGCTTCGTCGAGCGGCGCAAGGAATTCGCGTCCGACGACGAGATGCTCCTGACGCTCGTGCAGGAATCCGAGACGGTGCGCGGCCAATTGGCGGGTGCCGAATTCACCGGGCCCACGCGGGTCGAGCAGGACTACTCTTACGTGGCCGACAGTTTCTGCGGTCCCGGCTATTTTCTGGTCGGGGACGCGGCCTGCTTCCTCGATCCGCTGCTGTCGACCGGAGTGCATCTGGCGATGTACAGCGCGGTGCTCGCGGCCGCGTCCGTGATCGGCGCCGACAGTGGGCAGATCAACGAGCGTGAGGCGCAGGGGTTTTACGAGTCCCTGTTCCGCAATGCCTACGCCCGCCTCATCGTGTTGGTGTCCGGGGTGTACGAGCAGTACAAGGGCACTGAAAGCTACTTCTGGCTGGCTCAGCGCCTGGTCCGGGAGAAGGAGCGGTACGACAGCCCGAACGGAGCCTTCGCCGAGATCTCCGCGGGGCTCAGCGATCTCAGGGACGCGGCCGACTCGCGAGGCACCAGCGCCATGCCGGAGTTGATCGAGGAGGCGGATCTGGCGCGGCAGCGCGCCGATGAGAACGCCCCTGAAGGACAGCCCGCCAATCTCAGCGCGCTTCGCATCGAGCCCAGCGATCTCTACGACGATGCCTCGGGTCTCTACCTGGTCACGCACCCGGCCCTCGGCGTCAAACGCGCACGCCCGGCCGCCGTGCCCTCCGGCGACCCTGCGGAGGCCAGCCGCTGA